Proteins from a genomic interval of Phlebotomus papatasi isolate M1 chromosome 3, Ppap_2.1, whole genome shotgun sequence:
- the LOC129806656 gene encoding endoplasmic reticulum lectin 1 isoform X1, whose translation MILFPKEVVFVVCLHLVAGLDVDFNKGFDDNILYKINWPGKIDDLQEQDVEGAEPMFVTTSTKEKYKCMIPPVLQKEDTSSAPYQGPGPLELLTPLFASAQCSIRIESYWTYEVCHGQYVKQFHEERDGKSVKTQEYFLGKWDWKTETNKEESAEVNQENSDHLQYKKIDSLNLPYFEVEMGDGTICDLNNEPRVTKVLYVCYAHGKNAIYSLKETSTCNYEMIILTPNLCSHPKFRPQETGDNNINCYPVGTAPQKPRNLLAMEVESMKLRYQKLSNAHQNAKDTIAVFKVDAKDGTLRMEILQNDFDEDDVNENLESPVAKKVTKIKDTITDTTPVEAFLQGKHCLTGGTGWWKYEFCYGRYVRQYHGDTSLILGFFDEKLHREWIEKHPHKRPKPKNVRTELTHFYQGGSECDKTGERRETEVKLKCLENAVSKTFVSLYLLEPQTCQYILGVESPLICEILQKADEDGLVPSAQSSEDTEEYVVGNAIIEDMDVRFEND comes from the exons ATGATCCTTTTTCCCAAGGAAGTAGTATTTGTGGTTTGTCTGCACCTGGTAGCAGGCCTGGATGTGGATTTCAACAAGGGATTCGATGACAATATCCTGTATAAAATTAACTGGCCAGGAAAAATTGATGACTTG CAAGAGCAAGATGTGGAAGGTGCGGAGCCGATGTTTGTCACGACGTCCACGAAGGAAAAGTATAAATGCATGATTCCGCCGGTTCTGCAGAAGGAGGACACGAGCAGTGCTCCGTATCAAGGGCCAGGACCTCTTGAACTCCTGACGCCTCTTTTCGCCTCGGCCCAGTGCTCCATCCGGATTGAGAGCTACTGGACGTATGAGGTATGCCATGGGCAGTATGTCAAACAATTCCACGAGGAGAGAGATGGGAAATCGGTAAAGACTCAGGAATACTTCCTGGGCAAATGGGATTGGAAGACGGAGACGAATAAAGAGGAATCTGCTGAAGTGAATCAGGAAAATTCTGATCACTTGCAGTACAAGAAGATTGACAGCCTCAATCTGCCCTACTTCGAAGTGGAAATGGGCGATGGGACAATCTGTGATCTCAACAATGAACCACGTGTCACCAAAGTTCTGTACGTCTGCTATGCCCATGGCAAGAATGCCATCTACTCCCTCAAAGAAACTTCCACCTGCAACTACGAAATGATCATCTTGACGCCCAATCTCTGCTCCCATCCAAAATTCCGGCCTCAGGAAACCGGGGACAACAACATCAATTGCTACCCAGTCGGCACTGCTCCTCAGAAGCCACGGAATCTTCTGGCCATGGAGGTGGAAAGTATGAAGCTGCGCTATCAGAAACTCTCG AACGCCCACCAAAATGCCAAGGACACTATTGCTGTTTTTAAAGTAGATGCAAAg GACGGAACACTGAGAATGGAAATCCTGCAGAATGACTTCGATGAGGATGATGTGAATGAGAATCTTGAGAGTCCGGTGGCTAAGAAGGTTACCAAGATTAAGGATACAATTACGGATACAACTCCTGTTGAGGCTTTCCTTCAGGGAAAACACTGTTTAACGGGG GGAACTGGTTGGTGGAAGTATGAATTTTGCTATGGTAGGTATGTTCGGCAATATCACGGAGATACATCCTTGATTCTGGGCTTTTTTGATGAAAAACTCCATCGAGAGTGGATTGAGAAACATCCCCACAAGAGACCAAAGCCAAAGAATGTCCGGACGGAGCTGACGCATTTCTACCAGGGAGGCTCAGAATGTGACAAAACGGGCGAGAGACGCGAGACAGAAGTGAAACTGAAGTGTCTGGAAAATGCCGTTTCCAAGACTTTCGTGTCACTCTACTTACTCGAGCCACAGACTTGTCAGTACATTCTGGGCGTAGAGTCACCGCTAATCTGTGAGATTCTGCAGAAGGCTGATGAGGATGGCCTTGTGCCAAGTGCTCAGAGTTCAGAGGACACCGAGGAGTACGTCGTGGGAAATGCCATCATTGAGGATATGGACGTAAGATTTGAAAATGATTGA
- the LOC129806663 gene encoding intraflagellar transport protein 43 homolog A — MDWDLKSVLKSKASIKKGRRSNAEGSSKKEETTSSPVTEEKDSILDNDFDIPLERPPQRARKIGGWAEEPQKSGKNRTSTNLIEQERFQQSNSPENPEDEIPTIPDLDDIQDDILLNDIAPSHSISVKMAATYKALNSDMVKLGNLTSLEDVDLSPLTKCLQMEATEEPDEPWYWEELFTSVTTEINSSKSSGKAISPFLH; from the exons ATGGATTGGGATCTCAAATCTGTCCTGAAATCGAAG GCCTCCATTAAGAAGGGCAGGCGATCGAATGCTGAAGGAAGCTCCAAGAAGGAAGAAACTACCAGTTCTCCGGTGACAGAGGAGAAAGACTCAATTCTGGATAATGACTTCGATATACCGCTCGAGAGGCCGCCTCAGAGGGCACGAAAAATTGGAGGCTGGGCAGAAGAGCCTCAAAAGAGTGGAAA GAATCGAACGTCTACAAATCTCATTGAACA GGAAAGATTCCAGCAGTCCAACTCTCCTGAAAATCCAGAAGATGAGATTCCAACAATTCCTGATCTGGATGATATTCAGGATGACATTCTTCTCAATGATATCGCCCCATCGCATTC GATTTCCGTAAAGATGGCTGCAACTTACAAGGCTTTAAACTCAGACATGGTCAAATTAGGAAACCTGACGTCTCTGGAGGACGTCGATCTCAGTCCACTGACCAAGTGCCTACAAATGGAAGCAACAGAGGAACCCGATGAACCTTGGTACTGGGAGGAGCTCTTTACCTCCGTGACAACTGAAATAAATTCCAGCAAATCCTCCGGAAAAGCCATAAGCCCATTCTTGCATTGA
- the LOC129806654 gene encoding ribosome biogenesis protein SPATA5, whose protein sequence is MSAKKQKSDTVFWYKCEKCGVHITSKKTASHPKICPISEKSTNTSFISASCLYTNEVEGIPVPDTIASLDSSQISKLLFIGSSAMTLCGWASGDEVLITIPKDQAFVPRIRKVFAQSVDSYSSVCFAENEFTQNWLEYHGKQLKISAIPSEIFPAEKVEFCLREGQEIDEEHAKDLLQSLKFDLGSWVIFRGSQHSLKFFGRIYNFEVKSVNSEDIVEKLRNLNLRREGDCLEFFRINYRSEFSLATGCVRKGKEEGSGESEQVVIGGMDKLIEDARELMKSAFGEVPGRKMRIPHGILFHGPAGCGKSLICNFLAGTANSKVVTVNPHRIFSKFLGEAEVSLNRLFQEALKNFPDPTVIVIDDIHILCPRNESTDAVRRVSATLLKLLDELPFRKDGSRIFVLAATTDLEKTNPALRRSGRLDCTMEISVPTPDQRHDILRKLLDSVPNGIREEDIRKLSKGTHAFVGADLSALVGKAVGNAAKRNAQVSLNDLNWALSSVSPSAMKEVLIEVPNVRWEDIGGQHELKLKLKQAIEWPLTNPEIFPRFGIDPPRGVLMYGPPGCSKTMIAKALATESRLNFLTIKGPDIFSMWVGESERAVRELFRKARSVAPSIIFFDEIDAIGAERGSDSGSSVKERVLAQLLTELDGVTSLDNVTIVAATNRPDLIDRALLRPGRIDRIIFVGLPDTNTRREIFSIKLKKMPVGKDCSVEKLVELTENYSGAEIQAICREAGISALEESLEATEVSWRHFQRALNLIRPRTSQELLKIYKEYEKDFQAQQ, encoded by the exons ATGTCTGCAAAGAAACAAAAAAGTGACACGGTGTTTTGGTACAAATGTGAGAAATGCGGTgtgcacataacctcaaagaagACAGCTTCCCATCCAAAGATCTGCCCAATTTCTGAAAAATCCACAAATACCAGCTTTATCTCTGCCTCTTGTCTCTATACAAATGAAGTGGAAGGTATTCCAGTGCCTGACACAATCGCTAGTTTGGATTCTTCCCAGATATCCAAATTGCTGTTCATCGGAAGCTCAGCAATGACGCTCTGTGGATGGGCATCCGGAGATGAGGTTCTGATAACAATCCCAAAGGACCAAGCTTTTGTTCCTCGGATCAGAAAGGTGTTTGCCCAATCAGTAGATTCCTACTCATCAGTCTGTTTTGCAGAAAATG AATTCACCCAGAACTGGTTAGAATACCATGGGAAGCAGTTAAAGATTTCTGCAATACCCTCGGAAATATTCCCTGCAGAAAAGGTTGAATTTTGCCTGCGGGAAGGGCAGGAAATTGACGAGGAACATGCGAAAGATTTACTTCAGAGCCTGAAATTTGATTTGGGCAGTTGGGTAATTTTCAGAGGATCCCAGCATTCTCTGAAATTTTTTGGTAGaatttacaattttgaagtAAAATCTGTGAATTCGGAGGATATTGTCGAGAAGCTGAGGAATTTGAATCTCAGGCGAGAAGGGGATTGTTTGGAATTCTTCCGGATAAATTACAGAAGTGAGTTTTCCCTTGCTACGGGATGTGTTAGGAAGGGGAAAGAGGAAGGAAGTGGAGAAAGTGAACAAGTGGTGATTGGAGGAATGGATAAGTTGATAGAAGATGCGAGGGAGTTGATGAAGTCAGCGTTTGGGGAAGTTCCCGGGAGGAAAATGAGAATTCCCCATGGGATTTTATTTCACGGTCCTGCGGGATGTGGAAAAAGTCTGATTTGCAATTTTCTGGCGGGGACAGCAAATTCCAAAGTGGTTACGGTCAATCCTCATaggatttttagtaaatttttggGGGAAGCTGAAGTGAGTCTCAATAGACTGTTCCAGGAAGCTCTGAAGAACTTCCCAGATCCTACTGTCATCGTTATCGATGACATTCACATTCTCTGTCCAAGGAATGAGTCCACGGATGCTGTCAGGCGAGTTTCTGCCACTCTGCTGAAGCTTCTCGATGAACTGCCCTTCCGGAAGGATGGTAGCAGGATCTTTGTGTTAGCTGCCACGACAGATTTGGAAAAAACTAATCCTGCTCTTCGGCGCAGTGGCCGCCTTGATTGCACAATGGAGATTTCTGTGCCCACTCCTGACCAGAGGCACGATATCCTCAGGAAATTACTGGACAGTGTACCCAATGGAATCCGGGAAGAAGATATCCGGAAGCTGTCTAAAGGGACTCATGCTTTTGTCGGAGCAGATTTATCAGCCTTGGTGGGCAAGGCGGTTGGGAATGCGGCAAAAAGAAATGCCCAGGTTTCCCTGAATGATCTCAATTGGGCTCTCAGCTCAGTCAGTCCCAGTGCAATGAAGGAAGTTCTGATTGAGGTGCCCAATGTCCGTTGGGAAGACATTGGGGGGCAGCATGAGTTGAAATTGAAGCTGAAGCAGGCAATTGAGTGGCCACTGACGAATCCTGAGATCTTTCCCAGATTCGGAATTGATCCTCCGAGGGGTGTTCTGATGTACGGTCCTCCAGGATGTTCAAAAACCATGATAGCTAAGGCTCTGGCCACAGAGAGCCGGCTGAATTTCCTCACGATCAAGGGACCAGACATCTTTTCAATGTGGGTCGGTGAATCCGAAAGAGCCGTCCGGGAGTTGTTCCGGAAGGCTCGTAGCGTGGCTCCTTCGATTATTTTCTTCGACGAAATTGACGCAATTGGAGCTGAACGGGGTTCAGATTCCGGATCGTCAGTCAAGGAACGCGTCCTGGCACAATTACTCACCGAATTGGATGGAGTCACATCTCTGGACAATGTGACAATCGTCGCAGCGACCAATCGTCCCGATCTCATCGATAGGGCTCTACTTCGTCCAGGACGTATTGACAGAATCATCTTCGTGGGACTCCCAGACACAAACACTCGCCGGgagattttctcaataaaactgaAGAAGATGCCCGTAGGCAAGGATTGCAGTGTTGAAAAGTTAGTTGAACTCACGGAAAACTATTCAGGAGCAGAAATTCAGGCCATTTGCAGAGAAGCTGGAATTTCTGCCCTGGAAGAATCTTTGGAAGCGACAGAAGTTTCCTGGAGACACTTTCAGCGGGCATTGAATCTGATAAGGCCCAGAACGAGCCAGGAATTGCTGAAAATCTACAAAGAGTACGAGAAGGACTTTCAGGCGCAGCAATAG
- the LOC129806656 gene encoding endoplasmic reticulum lectin 1 isoform X2 gives MILFPKEVVFVVCLHLVAGLDVDFNKGFDDNILYKINWPGKIDDLQEQDVEGAEPMFVTTSTKEKYKCMIPPVLQKEDTSSAPYQGPGPLELLTPLFASAQCSIRIESYWTYEVCHGQYVKQFHEERDGKSVKTQEYFLGKWDWKTETNKEESAEVNQENSDHLQYKKIDSLNLPYFEVEMGDGTICDLNNEPRVTKVLYVCYAHGKNAIYSLKETSTCNYEMIILTPNLCSHPKFRPQETGDNNINCYPVGTAPQKPRNLLAMEVESMKLRYQKLSDGTLRMEILQNDFDEDDVNENLESPVAKKVTKIKDTITDTTPVEAFLQGKHCLTGGTGWWKYEFCYGRYVRQYHGDTSLILGFFDEKLHREWIEKHPHKRPKPKNVRTELTHFYQGGSECDKTGERRETEVKLKCLENAVSKTFVSLYLLEPQTCQYILGVESPLICEILQKADEDGLVPSAQSSEDTEEYVVGNAIIEDMDVRFEND, from the exons ATGATCCTTTTTCCCAAGGAAGTAGTATTTGTGGTTTGTCTGCACCTGGTAGCAGGCCTGGATGTGGATTTCAACAAGGGATTCGATGACAATATCCTGTATAAAATTAACTGGCCAGGAAAAATTGATGACTTG CAAGAGCAAGATGTGGAAGGTGCGGAGCCGATGTTTGTCACGACGTCCACGAAGGAAAAGTATAAATGCATGATTCCGCCGGTTCTGCAGAAGGAGGACACGAGCAGTGCTCCGTATCAAGGGCCAGGACCTCTTGAACTCCTGACGCCTCTTTTCGCCTCGGCCCAGTGCTCCATCCGGATTGAGAGCTACTGGACGTATGAGGTATGCCATGGGCAGTATGTCAAACAATTCCACGAGGAGAGAGATGGGAAATCGGTAAAGACTCAGGAATACTTCCTGGGCAAATGGGATTGGAAGACGGAGACGAATAAAGAGGAATCTGCTGAAGTGAATCAGGAAAATTCTGATCACTTGCAGTACAAGAAGATTGACAGCCTCAATCTGCCCTACTTCGAAGTGGAAATGGGCGATGGGACAATCTGTGATCTCAACAATGAACCACGTGTCACCAAAGTTCTGTACGTCTGCTATGCCCATGGCAAGAATGCCATCTACTCCCTCAAAGAAACTTCCACCTGCAACTACGAAATGATCATCTTGACGCCCAATCTCTGCTCCCATCCAAAATTCCGGCCTCAGGAAACCGGGGACAACAACATCAATTGCTACCCAGTCGGCACTGCTCCTCAGAAGCCACGGAATCTTCTGGCCATGGAGGTGGAAAGTATGAAGCTGCGCTATCAGAAACTCTCG GACGGAACACTGAGAATGGAAATCCTGCAGAATGACTTCGATGAGGATGATGTGAATGAGAATCTTGAGAGTCCGGTGGCTAAGAAGGTTACCAAGATTAAGGATACAATTACGGATACAACTCCTGTTGAGGCTTTCCTTCAGGGAAAACACTGTTTAACGGGG GGAACTGGTTGGTGGAAGTATGAATTTTGCTATGGTAGGTATGTTCGGCAATATCACGGAGATACATCCTTGATTCTGGGCTTTTTTGATGAAAAACTCCATCGAGAGTGGATTGAGAAACATCCCCACAAGAGACCAAAGCCAAAGAATGTCCGGACGGAGCTGACGCATTTCTACCAGGGAGGCTCAGAATGTGACAAAACGGGCGAGAGACGCGAGACAGAAGTGAAACTGAAGTGTCTGGAAAATGCCGTTTCCAAGACTTTCGTGTCACTCTACTTACTCGAGCCACAGACTTGTCAGTACATTCTGGGCGTAGAGTCACCGCTAATCTGTGAGATTCTGCAGAAGGCTGATGAGGATGGCCTTGTGCCAAGTGCTCAGAGTTCAGAGGACACCGAGGAGTACGTCGTGGGAAATGCCATCATTGAGGATATGGACGTAAGATTTGAAAATGATTGA